CATGTTCCTTTCCCAGCACTGGTTGCCTCTTGGCCCTGGAAAAGGATTCACAGTTAACTTTTTCTTTGTTGCTGGAACCATTGGTAGTTTGATGGCATTTTTCTATGTCTTTCAAAAGACATATCCTACGTTGCTTCGTGTTTTTTTAAACTGGAAAGGCACCTTTTTAGTACTTCCCGTAAGCATTGTTTCATTTGGTATGGTTATCTGGCTTGGGTTTGGGACACTAACGTCGTGGCTGCCTGATGTAGTTCGTTCTTCTACCCCACTGATAGCGCTAAACCATGCTTTCCCCGGCTTAGGTAAAGAGTTTATGCCGCCGTTAGATGAAGGGTCATTCCTTTATATGCCTACCACAATGCCGCATGCATCCATTGGCGAGGTTCAGGAGGTGCTTGCAGCGCAGGATAAAGCTATTCAACAGATTCCTGAAGTTGAAAGTGCTGTGGGAAAACTTGGCAGGGCAGAAACTCCTCTTGATCCTGCTCCTGTGTCCATGATTGAGACGGTTATTAATTATAAGCCTGAATTCCTGTTAGATAAAAATGGCAAACGGACGCGCTTTAAATTTGATGCATCTAAAAAAGACTACATGCGCTCTGCTGATGGCAAGCTGCTACCTGCCAATGATGGATATCCGTATCTAGTACGGGGATATTATGAACGTGATGCCGCAGGACGACTTATTCCAGATTCGGGAGGACAACCGTTCAGAGTTTGGCGTATGGCGCTTGATCCTGAAATTAATTCTGGCCGTGAAAAATGGAATGGGGTGCATTCTTCTGATGATATTTGGGATGCTATTGTAAAGGCTGCCAATATCCCCGGGGTAACAAGTGCTCCCAAGCTTCAGCCAATTGCTGCCCGTATTGTAATGCTTCAATCCGGCATGCGTGCTCCAATGGGTATTAAGATCAAAGGGCCTTCGTTACCCGTTATTGAAGAATTTGGATTACAGCTTGAGCATTATTTAAAGCAGGTGCCATCCATAATGCCTGCAGCTGTTACAGCGGATAGAATAGTCGGTAAACCGTATCTTGAGATTGTGATAAATAGGGATGCGATAGCCCGTTATGGAATTACCGTCAGCAGAGTTCAAGATGTGATTGAAAGTGCAATAGGCGGGCGCGTATTAGGTACGACTATTGAAGGACGCGAGCGATACCCCGTACGAGTACGATATCAGCGAGAGTTACGTGATTCTATTGAAGGACTCAGTAATGTCGTTGTTGCTGCTCCTTCAGGAGAACAGATTCCAATACGACAGCTTGCGGACATCAAATATGTTCGTGGCCCTCAAGTTATCAAGAGTGAAGATACATTCCTTATCGGGTACGTCCTGTTTGATAAAAAGTCAGGATTTGGTGAAGTTGATGTAGTTGAACAGACCCGCAGATTCCTTGATCAGAAAGTTGCTACCGGTGAGTTGGTGATCCCGGCAGGCGTGTCATATGAATTTGCAGGCAGTTATGAAAACCAGATTCGGGCACAGAAGAAACTGTCCATAATTCTGCCGCTTGCCCTGCTGGTGATTGTCATAATTCTTTATCTGCAGTTCAGTGCCGTTACCACAACCCTAATGGTTTTTTCAGGCATTCTTGTGGCATGGTCTGGCGGCTTCATTATGATTTGGCTTTACGGGCAGGATTGGTTCTTGAACTTTTCAATGTTCGGTACAGACATGAGAGAGCTTTTCCAAGTACATCCGATAAACCTGTCTGTTGCCATTTGGGTAGGATTTCTTGCTCTGTTTGGTATAGCCTCCGATGATGGTGTTATTATGGCTACGTTTCTTGATGAATCAAAAGGCAAGCATTCACATGAGACAATAGAAGATATTCGTACTTTTGTTGTTGAAGGGGCCAAAAAACGGATTCGCCCGGCCTTAATGACATCGGCAACAACTATTTTAGCGCTGTTACCGATCCTAACATCAACCGGTAAGGGCGCGGACATTATGGTCCCTATGGCGATTCCTTCATTTGGCGGTATGTCTATAGCGTTATTGACAGTCTTTGTTGTACCTGTGCTGTACTGCTGGGTCGAAGAATACCGTTTAAAAGTGAAGAACAGATCAAAAGAAAGGTGATTGAAGCACAGAAATGACTTTGGCTGTTATGGCGTGCTGTTATACTAAAGAGTAATGGCTGTTCGCTATTCTTGGAAAACGGCTTGAGCGTATCCAGAAAGAAAACTAGATCGAACAATCTCCTGCACCAATGGAAGATCGCGCTGTTGCGTATCTCAGAACGTATATCTTACGAGATCTCCTCCCGCAAAATGGACTCGTTGTAGCGTAACACAACCATAATTGCAGAACTTGAGAACCGGTGAAGTCCTTCCATATAGTTCCCCCTGCACACACCCTACCCACACTTTTGGATATAAACAGGGTATAAAAAAAGGTAGTCAGAAGTGTTTTATACTTCTGACTACCTGTATTTATAGAATGTTATAGATAAAACTAAACCACTAACCTACTGGTCTTAGCATTAGTGATACATCCATTTTTCAAGATTGATTACCCGATCACAGCTTTTTTCCAGTAAATTAATATCATGGCTGACCAGCAACATACCGCAGTTATTGTCACGGACGGCGCTTGTTAAATGATGCATAGTTTCTTTTTGCGTTAGTGGGTCGAGCCGTGAGGTCGGTTCGTCGGCGAACAGGAAGACGGGGTTGAGAAGCAAGGCGCGTACAATCGCCAGCCGTTGCAGTTCGCCGCCGGAGATACCTGCGGGTTTTCGCTCCAATAACGAGCGGTCCAGTTTTAGTTTGTCCATCAATTCGTAAAATCGGTCATCGGCAAGTCCATGCAGGGCCACCAGTTCCTCCAGACTGCTTTTTACGGTATGGAAAGGAGAGAACGAAGCTGGCGGATCCTGATATAATTTCAAAAACTGAAAAGAGTTAAATCCGTTGGTGCGCATCACCTTTCCCGTGTCGGGAGAAGCCAGTCCGAGAAGAATGTCGCCAAGGGTACTCTTCCCGCTACCGCTCGGGCCGAGGAGTCCGACGATTTCTCCTTTGGCGATACTCAAATCGACATCCGTGAACAACGTATCGCCGGAGAAAGATTTGGCGATACCTGTACAACTGATGACATCATCCCCTGTAACGGGATGCTTCTCAGTCTTTTCCCAGCGACTTGGGACTGCATTAATCAGTTCCCGTGCATACTCGCTTGTCGGGGAAGCAAACAGAGCTTGAGTGGTGCTCCGCTCCTGTTCGACACCGTTTCGCATTACGATGGTCTGCCCTTTCAGGCTTTCCGCGACCTCCACATCATGGGTAATAACAAGCAGAGTACCTTGCCTGTCCAGTACGCCCTGAAGCTGGTCGATGACCTCCTGCTTGCGGTCGACATCAAGTCCTTTGGTAGGTTCATCTACGATAAGGATATCCGTGCCTCCGGCCATGATGCAGCAAAATACCAACCGTTGCGCCATACCACCTGATATCTGATGCGGATACTTGTCGCGTGATTCGCCTAGATTAAAGCGGGCCAAATCGTCAGTCGTCTGCCGGCATGAAGTCTGAGCATCCTTGCCGAGCACACATCGGTATACTTCCTCAACCTGTGGTGCCGCCCGTTTAGTCGGATCCAGTGAAAGCCAAGGTTCCTGCGGCAACATGCCAAGTTTCCTGCCCCAGAGCCGTTGGCGTTGCCTCGGAGATTGGCCGAGGTATTCCGTACCATCGACGTAGACTTCGCCGCCAACTGCCAAGTCATCCGTAATATTCCCTAAAATAGCTTGAGCAATAAGGCTTTTCCCTGAGCC
This sequence is a window from Halodesulfovibrio aestuarii DSM 17919 = ATCC 29578. Protein-coding genes within it:
- a CDS encoding ABC transporter ATP-binding protein, yielding MEIALSVKSLFVRPVTGGNEIVSPISFDIPKGTALSLVGETGSGKSLIAQAILGNITDDLAVGGEVYVDGTEYLGQSPRQRQRLWGRKLGMLPQEPWLSLDPTKRAAPQVEEVYRCVLGKDAQTSCRQTTDDLARFNLGESRDKYPHQISGGMAQRLVFCCIMAGGTDILIVDEPTKGLDVDRKQEVIDQLQGVLDRQGTLLVITHDVEVAESLKGQTIVMRNGVEQERSTTQALFASPTSEYARELINAVPSRWEKTEKHPVTGDDVISCTGIAKSFSGDTLFTDVDLSIAKGEIVGLLGPSGSGKSTLGDILLGLASPDTGKVMRTNGFNSFQFLKLYQDPPASFSPFHTVKSSLEELVALHGLADDRFYELMDKLKLDRSLLERKPAGISGGELQRLAIVRALLLNPVFLFADEPTSRLDPLTQKETMHHLTSAVRDNNCGMLLVSHDINLLEKSCDRVINLEKWMYH
- a CDS encoding efflux RND transporter permease subunit — its product is MPDQEKNTALPAEMNQDNCPLDKTSPCEVQPRTITEKLIYFCLKRKLIVALLTILVIGWGAMVAPFDWDLGGLPRNPVPVDAIPDIGENQQIVFTAWSGRSPQDMEDQVTYPLTVSLLGIPGVKTVRSYSMFGFSTIYVIFNEDVEFYWSRSRLLEKLNSLPPGTLPSGVQPTLGPDATALGQVFWYTIEGRDSQGNPTGGWGLDELRSVQDWLVRYGLLSAEGVSEVASAGGFVKEYQVDVNPDAMRTKGVTLQQVISAVKQSNLDVGARTMEINNVEYIIRGVGFVKKVSDLEKAVIKVTDNTPITVKDVATVTLGPATRRGALDKNGAEVVGGVVVVRYGENPLQVIKNVKEKIKVISAGLPSKTLADGTVSKLTIVPFYDRSGLIKETLGTLDSALFEEILITIIVVLLAVMHFRSSLLISSLLPLAILICFIAMKTLGVDANIVALSGIAIAIGTMVDMGIIICENILKKLESAPEGADTFSLIFDGVSEVGSAVMTAVATTIVSFLPVFVMEGAEGKLFKPLAYTKTFALGASILLSLTVLPALAHVLFKARKSSYMGHKKYIAPGLLVIAGIVLGVMIKWWIGIIVAYMGIRRLIRSHFSTQTELILERIENWVVIIAVTMFLSQHWLPLGPGKGFTVNFFFVAGTIGSLMAFFYVFQKTYPTLLRVFLNWKGTFLVLPVSIVSFGMVIWLGFGTLTSWLPDVVRSSTPLIALNHAFPGLGKEFMPPLDEGSFLYMPTTMPHASIGEVQEVLAAQDKAIQQIPEVESAVGKLGRAETPLDPAPVSMIETVINYKPEFLLDKNGKRTRFKFDASKKDYMRSADGKLLPANDGYPYLVRGYYERDAAGRLIPDSGGQPFRVWRMALDPEINSGREKWNGVHSSDDIWDAIVKAANIPGVTSAPKLQPIAARIVMLQSGMRAPMGIKIKGPSLPVIEEFGLQLEHYLKQVPSIMPAAVTADRIVGKPYLEIVINRDAIARYGITVSRVQDVIESAIGGRVLGTTIEGRERYPVRVRYQRELRDSIEGLSNVVVAAPSGEQIPIRQLADIKYVRGPQVIKSEDTFLIGYVLFDKKSGFGEVDVVEQTRRFLDQKVATGELVIPAGVSYEFAGSYENQIRAQKKLSIILPLALLVIVIILYLQFSAVTTTLMVFSGILVAWSGGFIMIWLYGQDWFLNFSMFGTDMRELFQVHPINLSVAIWVGFLALFGIASDDGVIMATFLDESKGKHSHETIEDIRTFVVEGAKKRIRPALMTSATTILALLPILTSTGKGADIMVPMAIPSFGGMSIALLTVFVVPVLYCWVEEYRLKVKNRSKER